The DNA sequence CAGTATTTCTGTGTCCAGATAAATTGAAACTCCTGACCCTGTTCTTCAGGGAAAAAACAGAGGTGGAGTAGAGAGTAGGCTGCTATTTTTCTAGATAACCTAAGTTGAATCATTATCAGCTAATGTAGGGACTCCTGAAATGGGAGAAAAGTGGGGAGAATGGGGGGAAAGTAACAATGAACTTTAACATAATAAAGCCACCATGTGGGGAATATTAATTTGAAAGAAGTGGAGCATCTTAATAAGAGAACAATATATTCGCTATGTGTATTAGATAGagagtcttcaaaaaaaaaaaaaaaccacctaatTCTCACTATGGTCGGTTGGTTTGCTATCATAGGAGAAAACGTGGCTGTACCACTGCTGCgtaggaaacaaaaacaaacaaacaaacaaaaaactggcatTGAAGCTCCTACCCTTTCCAAAGGACTAAAACTCTTGCTTCTCCCTGTGATGTCAGAAAGAAACTGAGTAGATAAAGACTTCAGTGacatgcaggccaggcacagtagctcacgcctataatcccaacactttgggaggccgaggcaggcagatcacctgaggtcgggtgatcgagaccagcctggccaacatagtgaaaccctgtctctactgaaaatacaaaaattagctgggcatggttgcatgcacctgtaattccagctacttgggaggctgaggtaggagaattgtttgaacctgggagaaggaggttgcagtgagccgagattgtgccactgtactccagcctgggcaacaagagggaaactctgtctcaaaaaaaaaaaaaaaagaaaagatttcagtGACATGCAGATAAGCCCATAAGTTACACAGGAAAGAGCTAGGATTCAAGTCCATTATGAAAATAAGAGAGATGGCACTCAGGGAGGGGCATTGGCATCGGGGCTGAAGGAGAGAACCAGATGGAAGAGATACAGACAGAGGATTCACAGAGGTGGAGGACCATAGGAAAACACGCAACTAGCATGTGGGCTTTTTCAAAGACTTGCTGGTGACGCAAGCTCCCAATGTAATtcaaccaggaaaaaaaatcagctacCAGAACACAGCTCCCAAATCTGAGATCCTATGATGTTTTAGAATCCTAAAGTTTAAAAACTTCTTAAATCTCTACTTGGATCCCATGTATTTTCCACCAGGATAGAAAGAGATGAAGTAATGTTGGAAAGGGGGCTGGCCTATTCCACATTCCTTCCCCTACTCGCAATTCCATAGTATTCTGATGGGCACCAATCCCCACCTTCCCAATGGTGAGTTTGTAGGTGGAGAGTTTTGACTGTAAGAAGTCATGAGGCcaatccctgatttttttttttttcttaacccaCAGGAGGATAGCTGGAGATAGTCTGATGGATGTAAAGGGGTGGCCCTGCCAGAGAGATTATACCTTTAATATCCCCTAAACTTTATTTCTTTACCCATTCCTCGAAACACAACAACGCCTCACAACCACATCTGAAAAACTACTCAAGCCTTCCAGATAATTCTATTTAAAAACCTCACATTTTCTCACAACAGAAAATGTCTGTTTGATTAAGAATCCTCTGACCTCTGCCCAacataaactttttcttttgagacggagtcttgctctgtcacccaggctggagtgcagtggcccgatcttggctcactgcaagctctgcctcccgggttcacgccattctcctgcctcagcctcccgagtagctgggactatgggtgcccgccatcacacccagctaatttttttgtatttttagtagagatggggtttcaccgtgttagccaggatggtctcgatctcctgacctcatgatccgcccgccttagcctcccaaagtgctgggattacaggtgtaagccaccacacctggccatgataAACAACTTTTTACTGTATTTATGTTCAGAAACATCCAGAAGCTCATTAATGAAGTCACTGTAGAGGAGTTTGAACAAGAAAACTGCTGTCTCAGGCATCAAAAACTACAATGACCatttataaagtataaaacaaagGACCTATTtctaggcagaaaagaaaaaaagcctaatAAGTTTACTATACGTtgatttatattaattaattgtTATTAGTAATACATGCTACTTCGGAATTATATTTCCAATGTTAGCAATGCTTtctgcatccttttttttttttttttttgagacggagtctcgctctgttgcccaggctggagtgcagtggccagatctcggctcactgcaagctccgcctcccgggtttacaccattctcctgcctcagcctccccagtagctgggactacaggcgcccaccaccttgcccggctagtttttctgcattttttagtagagacggggtttcaccgtgttcgccaggatggtctcgatctcctgacctcgtgatccgcccgtctcggcctcccaaagtgctgggattacaggcttgagccactgcacccggccgcttTCTGCATCTTAAACACTTTCTCAAATCTTAAAGTCTTTATACCCAGTCAGGGTTAAGGGACTACATTTTAGGTAAGTAAAGACATGCTCCATACTAAACTAATCTGAAAACAAGAGAATCTTTACCTATTTATGTTGAACATCAGGAAACACAACAGAGAGGATCTGTAATTTATGGTTAAAAAATACTACagagtttaattttatttgagattAGGTCATAGCAACTCTGTATTTTTTAGCTTTCTTAGCACAGAGGTCAATTTACAAATTATGCttgaataaagtaaatatttttggatcCAAGTGATTGGCTTCCTAGTACCTCTTTAATTAAAATTGagtcctttttaaaatgaagacttaTGTTTCTGATTATATTTTGCCTTATCACAGCAAAACATGATTTCTGTTCCTATGCCTTTCAGATCTCTGACACCTGCTTATCCCAAAGAAACATCCCTGAAAATCCTGTTACCAATAGCTTCCCTGGATAACCTCCAGAATCTGTCATATACACCCACAGAAacttgctctgttttttttttttcaagccttTCTGGGAGTCCTATTGGAGCCCTTACAAGCTTCAAACTTCAAGTCTGAGGTGATATATGCCAATGAGGTGGAAGGAATTGAGAGGAGCTGAAAATTTGGAATTTCTCAGAGCAACTGGAGCAGGTTCAGACAGATTTAGTGCAGCTGTGTCCACTCGACACAAATATCCAGCTGTTTCTAACCACCTAAAGCATTGTCTATCCATGGATTGTCTATCCATGCATTGTCTATGAACTTTTTACTCTCCAACTATTATCAACAGTATTCtttaagattaaataaaagaCTGGTAGAATCTCGGCCAGACATATACCAAGGAGTTTTTCGAAGAAGTTGGGAACTTGGAGCACCCCTCAGAATCCTCACTGGTATGTAGTCCCTGGAGTACCACAGGTGATGCTGGTTCCCAATGACTAAACCACTTGAGCCAATGGAGCCAGGTGGTGGCTTGAACTGAGATGCTGAAGAAATTATCAGTCTTCTCCGTTCTCCCACAAAGACACTCATGCTTAATGCAAGTTTGGATCAAGAATTGTTTCCTCCCCTACATCTGACCCTGAGTGTGATCTTTAAACTTTATTCGATCTCAGAACCGTTGAGAATCTTACAAAACCTATGGACCTTCTACAAATGCTCACAGGTTCATACACAAAAATTTCAGGAAGTTCACAGCCCCTAACCTGTTGAAAGTCTATCAACAGACATCTTACAAACTCTTCCTCTGAACTTTTAAGAACCCTTATCTTGGAGCAGTTTTTCCTCAAAATTGAATAATGGATAAATCCCTCTGAAAGGgggtaaaatatatttcaagttcCAGAGATCTTAAATCATTAAGATGATCTGCAGAACCCAGCTGGATAAAGAGTCCCCTGGAGACTCTAGGCAGACAGAACCCATTTTGTCACCACTGCATCCCCAGCATATAGAACAGTGCTTGGCGCAtaatcattaattcattaatatttgttgaattcacTGAAAGAATAAGGTTTCTGAGTGACTCGGGAACTCAGGCATAAGCAATGGGTTTATTTATAGCCCAAATAAAGGAGCACCAAATGACTCACTAGCATCATCTGGAGCCACAAATGGTGTTAAAACCGGCATGCCAGGGAGATGCCTGATACTCAGATGCAGTAGAGTTTGGAGAGGCATTTTATGGTTAGTCCCACCACTGCTTTAGAATGACATTGGAGGTATACAGCTGTTCCGAACTAAGAGACCCGGGTTCACATCCCGTTTCTGCAATTCATGAGCTGTACACAAGTGAACCATGTAACCTAAGTCGCAGCTTTCTCCTGTGCGTGATCAGGAGATCATTTATGCTTTTCTCACAGCATTGTTGTCAGAATCTAGATTTACTAAATACCAATGCAGTTCAGATGTTGGAGCCTCCATAGAGATGTTAAGTACATATACAAACAAAGCTTTTAATAACTGagccaggggcagggctgggaggttTCATCATGAGCCAACACCACAGAATCAAAAGCAGAGATTGGATTGGCATTTGTGATTGGATTGCATATAGCACTGTGACAGGTATAGATATTTACATGCTTCTTTTTgaaacttttcttctgtttttgcctttttgttcttgtggtggtggttttttgagacaggatttaactctgtcacccaggttggggtgcagtgctatgatcacggctcactgcagcctcaaactgggCTCAATGatcttcccatcttagcctcccaagtagctgggactgcaggtgcatgccaccacgcctggctagttttacagtttttcgtagagatgaggtcttgccatgttgcccaggctggtcttgaacacctggtctcaagcgacacctctgccttggcctcccaaagtgctaggataacaggcataagccaccacacatggcctacCTTTTTGAACCTTATAATATGCTCCTGATGAATTCAGAAAGTAGAAATGACAGCAACCCATATACTGGAAAAGGTTAAAAGCCATGAAATATAACAGAGTCATCttttgtttggggttttgttttgcttaggaaAGTCATGAACACTTTTTGGTGACTGGGGGAATTTAGTGCTAACCACAGCACTACAGGGTGGAAGTAGATGGTGCACTGGTATGGGGCTCAGGACATCTTTGGACAGAGAGACTATGAATTTACTCCAGGGAGCCTGGGGCCTAATGGACAGAATATTTACTCTTCCCTCCCTTGTTTGGATGACTGTTTGTATGTTGTAACCAAGCACAGCCTTTCCAACCTATTATTCGATGGTCAAGGAAATAATCATTGTGCAGGTTTAGACATCCTGGCTGAAGAGCACTCACATGACAGCAGCCAAGTCACAATCCCCATCAGCTCTCTGGATGCGACACATATTCACTCTTTCTAGAAGCCTTCTGGAAATGTGATGTGAAACCTCCGTGCAACAGCTGGAGGCAATGGGAAGTATggctaaaagaagaaaagaaagaaaatgttaagtcTTAACCGTTTATAGAACACTGGCATGgttctcattttaaagatttcagagaaacagaatgttAATCCACACAAACAAGGGGCAAACATGACTTTGTGAATATAGACTTGGGGCAGGACATGTCCCCACTTTCTGGAATTTAAGCTATATttgtgaaagagaaaatgtaaatttaggcaaagacacaaaacaagtgaaagagatgaaaagaatTACAGACAAGGATTCTAGTGGTACTGCAAACTGATCAAAGATGAAAGGAGTTAGGTCTGCACAGTGTTTCATGCATTTTGGAACTGGAAAAGTATCATttgttcagcaaacatttattgattgcCCATTCTGTGACAGGCCCTGAGCTCTACATTCAAAGTTGAAATAAACAAGGCATAATCTGTCCTTGTGATGCTTAGTAGTGCAGTGGGAGGCAGGCCATAAACAAATAATCCCAACACAGTAAAATAAGTGTTAAAGAGTTATGTTAAAAGTTATGGGattacacatgaaaaaaagccaGATTTAAAAGGccatactgtatgattccctttatatgaaagatccagaatgggcaaatccataaagacagaaagtagattagtggttgccaggggctggggggctaAGGGATGGAGAGGGACGAATGAAAGGAGGGGACAGGGAGTGACTGCGAACAGGTACAAGATCtctttttggagtgatggaaatgtGCTGGAATTAGATATTGGTAATCGCACAGTTCTGTGAATATATTGAAGACCActgattttttactttaaaatggagaattttATGGTGTGTGAATACCAGTTGTTCCTACAtttattaatgcatttatttCCTAAAACTAATTGCTTCTTTCTTTAGCTATGCTGTGCTGCCTAAGTCAAACTCTTAATATCCTGAACAAGGTATTGGGTTTATCCACgtatccacccattcattcattcacccatctcACTATATGCGAATCACTATGCTAGACCCTGAAGGTAGAAAGATGAAGAGTTACTAGCCTTAAAGATTAGTTGTGACCCAAGCAACTCTAATAGGAAACGTACTTTCAGAAGCATGGTAGCAATTAAGAATCACAAGAAAATCTGTGTATTTAGGAATTTGAGTTATCTGAGTGCTGATATGAATTCAGTCTTAAGCCCGAAGGGTACCGGGGACCTATATATATACTTAGTAAAATAGAttgcatttctcaaatattaatataaacatagGATGGGCTCAGCGGGAGATCACTTGATCTAAGTCAGATTAACATAAAAAGGCAAGAAGCAGGCCAGCATTTATTACATGTTAGTAGGTGCAACTAGTGCCCTCCAGAGGAAGCAGAAAATATAAGAGGCCAGGAAACAACTTTGGAGAGAACACGGGAAGTTAGGCAATGGAGAATGTAAACTGGGTAGTTCCGAATAGGGCAACTCTAAAATTCTGTTAGGTAACATCGCCCCCTAGAGGTTCCCTCCTGCAGCCTCCTGtcagaatatttccatttttaaaaagccatcagCTACTTCCATTTATTTCAATTATGACTCCAGAATTTCCATATAGGAGAGATTGTGGTGTGTCAATTAGGCTGAAAAAGATGATTATGTGACATTTCTTCAGCATTTACATAGTTTTGTTCAGATGATACTGAACAATGGTTGTTGGAGAGGTTGTTGGGGAGGCAAGCTGATAAGAGATCAGGGAGGCCAAAACCTGTCTGCAAAGACCACCTTGGTCAggaatataatgaaaaataatcagTTTATGTTCCAGAATTGGAGTTCACACAAACACAAACCTGTATGATGGAGAAGGGGTTCCCCTGAAGAGAAATATGTGACTATTACTGAAAATAAGAGAAGTCTTGCAGAGTGGGCTTGATAAAGCAACAGAGTCCAGAGGTATGAACGAGCAAGGATCGGAGGTATGCTGCAAGACTGCCTGATCCACCCCCAGCTGCCTCCCTAACCCCTCCTAGAGGTGTTCCCTTTGCTTTGGGAAGGACAAAGTCCAGCAGATCCACCTGGGAATTTCTCTGAAAAGTGATTTGTGAGATCAGCAGATGCGTTGCCCAGCTGGCCTGAGAAGCAGGCACTGAGGTTAGCTCTCTGGAGGAAGTGGGCAACCACCAGTGGGTTTCAAATGGATCCAGAGCAGCTGCCCAACAGAGGAACCACAAAACTGGGAGTAAGGTTTCTGATTATGCAAGGGATCAACCCTCCTACAGTATCAGACCAACTTCCCCCAGACTCTTAGAGGGAAAGTACCCCTCTCCAGGACCCACTTTGAGAATTGTCAAGAATATTTGGATTAAGAAGTCCTGCAGCAACTTTGTAATTACTGCCAGGCAAGAAAGTGGGGACCCGGAACATCACAATTTCTACTCACCAGCCAGTGAAGCCCAGCGTATAGGAGTTCCATGGGTAGCATCTGATGTGTCTATGCAGTGAATTGAAATCAGTATTTAAATCATACTTGAATCAGTTTGCTCTGGCACTTTTGAGATTGTATCAACTCTTgctccattaaaaataatggtgTGCTTCTGTAGAGTGTGTGTGAAAGAAAGTAGGgggaaaatatttctaacaaaatagaaaatgtggcAAGGGCTATGTGATAAACAGAATGATATCTGGAACACTAAAAGGCAGAAGCAATAAATTATAACATAGAGACTTAGGTTCATCTTTATCAAGGTGGTGGCATTTGAGCTGAAAACTTGAAAATGGATAGAATATGAATAGGGCAGTAAATATAGAGGAGACAGTGGGTGTAAAGATACAAATGTGGAAAAAGGCAGATTCATGCCAATTTGATTGGAATATAGAATTTATGAATGTAAGTTGTAGGAGGATGACATGAAAAGCATTTTGAGACCAGACagctttatattttatactaataacATAAGTTCAGTAACCTTTTTCtatggaaactttaaaaatcaagacATGATAATTCACCTAAACTAATACTTCTGTGGAAATGtagatatgaataaataaatgatgatttTACTACTATTCTCCTTTCCTTGTGAAACATTTCAACACAGAGGAACTACCAAGAATAATAAAAACACCTATATACTCATCACCCaaatgttattaatgttaaatattttccatatttgcCTTCAGTCTTATTTTTAAGTAACTGTTTCCAGTACTTTACTGTAACAAGCAAGGCTACAACAAACGTCCTAAtgataacagacatttattgagttcttactctgtgccaggcactagtgtaactgccatgtgtgaattaatttatataatctaCACAGCAACTATATATAGAAGGAAGTATATTAATCACCATTTTATAAATGGGTAATAACATAGAGAAAAACTATATAACTTCCCCGAGATCAAAGGACCAAGAAATAAATGGTGGGGCTGGAATTTGAATATGCGTTCTGGCACTTTTTAGACCTTTTGgttacactttatttatttatttattttattacaactAAGATCTGAAAAATATTGTCTTCCCATTCATAAATATGGAATTATCTCTCTAGCTACTCAGATTTTCCTGGTCCTCCaagatctttacaaaaaaaatgatacgtaagtcatgctgctataaagacacatgcacacatgtttattgtggcactattcacaatagcaaagacttggaatcaacccaaatgtccatgatagactggattaagaaaatgtggcacatatacaccatggaatactatgcagccataaaaaaggatgagttcgtgtcctttgtagggacatggatacagctggaaaccatcattctcagcaaactatcgcaagaacagaaaaccaaataccgcatgttctcactcataggtgggaagtgaacaatgagatcacttggacacaggaaggggatcatcacataccgggtcctattgtggggagggcggggggaaggatagcattaggagatatacctaatgtaaatgacgagttaatgggtgcagcacaccaacatggcacatgtacacatatgtaacaaacctgcacgttgtgcacattgtaccctagaacttaaagtataattaaaaaaaaaaaagtcttaggaCACAGAGGTCAGTGAAAACCTTAACTGGTGGGAATGGAGAGAAAACAAACTGAGATAGCATTTTAGAAGacataagttaaaaaaagaaaagtttgacgAACTGTCTACTGAAACATGTAATTTTTCCCATAACAGACAGTAAATTATAActgaaaattgtaaaaaaaaaaaaaaagaaaagaaaaaaatgataagatAATGTTGTGTATCTTAGATCTTTATTTAGGtaccttttaaattttgttgtattgtgaatgagtttttaaaaatacttttttctaattagttaatttttatgtataagaATTCTATTGATTATTTAATGTTGCTCCAGCAACcttgctgaatttttttatttgtaatagtttgGAATAGATACTCCAGTTTTATAGTAAATcatcatttttatctctttctttctcaattCCTGTGTGTAGGAAATAaaggttttttctcttttaaaatctgttaCTTTGCTAAATGCCTACAACAGTGCCTAGCCCATTGAAAGTTcaacacataattttaaattgcTGTGGTGGAtcaatctattttcttccttgccttcctggGATAAACCATACATATTCataacatattaatttttatatcttgtataagatttcctatttattaatatttttgcacCTCTGTTCATAAATTCATCTATACTTTTACACCCTGCTACCATCCTTCCATGTTTTGGGTATTAAGGGTATGTTAATCTCAACAATGCATTGGGTAGTCTTCTCTGTTCTTCCATCCTTTGAAAGAGTTTGTATAAGACAAAGATTTTCGGTTCTTCCAATTTTTGGTAAAACTTCAAAAACTATCTAGGCCTGGTGTCTGAGGAAAGATAAAGTTTAAGTTGGATTTGTTAGTGtcttacttgtgtgtgtgtgtgtgtgtgtgtgtaaataaatatatatatatttacatatatatttattatttttccaagaaATTGTTCATTTTATCCACAATTTCTACTTTATTCTCACAAAATTTCATAGCTTTATCTTACTGTATTTGCAGTCAtgactctttttttaaattcttagtgTTTGAAGAGAAGTTTCCTGTGCAAAGTAGCAGTTTAAAAgtttgagccaggtgtggtggctcatacctataatcccactactttgggagactgaggtgggaggattgcttgaggccaggagttcaggaccagcctgggcaaaatagtgagaccctgtctctacaaaaaatttaaaagattagccaggcattgtggcccacctactgggaggctaaggcagggggatcgcttgagcccaggagttggaggctttGATCCGCCACTgcgttacaggaaaggggtccccatCCACACCCCAAGAGAGGGTTATTGGATCTCGCGCAAGAAAGAATTTAGGGCAACTCCGCTGTCCAAAGTGaaggcaagtttattaagaaagcaaaggaataaaagaatggctacttcacagagcagccctgagggcgaCTGGTTGCTCATTTGTATGGTTATTTcctgattatatgctaaataaggaGTGGACTATTCATGtcccccccctcctttttttttgagagggagtctcctctgtcgcccaggctggagagcagaggcacgatctctgctcactgcaagctctgcctcctggctcagcctccccagtagctgggactacaggcccccaccagcacacctggctaattttttttgtatttttagtagagatagggtttgtgttaaccaggatggtctcatctcctgacctcgtgatccgcccgcctcggcctcccaaagtgctgggattacaggcgtgagccaccccgcccggcccatgtctcccctttttagaccataggGTACCCTcttgacgttgccatggcatttgtaaactgtcatggcgctgatGGGAGTGTAGTAGTGAGAGCGACCAGAAGTTACTCTTGgggccattttggttttggtaggATTAGGTGACTTcttcactgcaacctgttttattagcaaggtcttttatgacctgtattttttGCTgacctatctcatcctgtgacttagatgGGAAGGCAGCttagtaggtttcagcctcattttacttaGCTCCTATTTTAAGATGTAGTTGCTCTGGTTCACTCGCCTCTGACaattgcattgcagcctgggcgacagagaccttgtctctaataataaatacatgtttggatctaaataataatatatatttataaacttaCAAGTGTAAGTTGCTTAGAAACAAAGCATTCAACTCATGGGTTAAAGAGGAAACCACAAAATCTTATTCTGGAAAATAGTGAAAGTACTATTTATTATAATGGGTGGGATACAGTTAAATTTAGCcctaaatgcatttatttaaaacacatataCGGAAAAAACGTGTGTTCAACTAAAAACCCGGAAAAGGAAAATCAGAAGAAACAGCacgagaaaacaaaagaaaagcacgACCTTACGGCGCTTTGCGGCTGTCGCGCTATTGGTATCTGTAGTCGTGGCTGCTGCGGaccaggagactgaagtggaaaACCGCGGGCGGTAGCGGAAGCCGAGACCAAGGAAGAGAGCGGGAAGTGCAGAGTGAGAGCAACAAGAAACTGGTGGCGCCGGACGTCGTTTACCTGGGCGACGTCCAGTTGCCCTTCCGGCCTCTGCGCGTGCGCAACCTGGTTGGCGCCCCTGACCTGGTGAGCAGGTTTCTTTAAGGCCGTGGAAGGTTCCTACCGGCGCGGGGAGAGGACCGGGCGTGAAGGAGCTGCCCAAGTATAACAAGTACTACACGAAGGGTAGGGTGGAGTCCCAGGCATTGCTTGACGGCCGGACGCCGAGACGCCCACGTCTCCCGCAAGCGCACGCCTGGACCCAGGGGAGCCGGCTGGGGCGCCCGGGACCAGGCCTGGCCTACCGCGGGCTGCCCTTCACAGAGCTGCAGGAGAAATCTAGTTGTATTGTGCACGCATTCCCTTAACCCTTACTAGTGTTTTTTTGATTGATCAGTTTTTGATGCGGGTATGTTAAAATCTCACAGTTACTGGGATTGtgccagtttttgtttgtttgtttttccttcttgcaATTCTGTCTACTTTTCTGATATAACACTTGGGGTTATGTTTTTAGACGCCTAAGTATCTTGCTGGTCCACAGCCAGGATTAGAATGAGGCAGGAGTCTCAGGTGCAGAATTTAAGGAACCGCCAAAAGAACTCCGTAATGAAGATGAGCAATATTTGGatgcaatatttttcaaaataaaaattaatgcaaaaaagtTATGATTAGCAAAATgctgcaattttaaataaaaacaaaatctgactGCATTTTCACAACTCGATCACCTCTCTTGCCTCACAGGAGTCTGAGATAGCTTTTCGCTGAAGTGAACTTTTTATCTTTGGGTAAGATTCCTCTGTTTCTACTGTAGCTTTTTGCTTAAATagtatttttctgttattgacaTTGCTACACTAATCTTTTggtttgtat is a window from the Rhinopithecus roxellana isolate Shanxi Qingling chromosome 3, ASM756505v1, whole genome shotgun sequence genome containing:
- the CCL28 gene encoding C-C motif chemokine 28 isoform X2 — encoded protein: MQQTGLAIMALAVCAALHASEAILPIASSCCTEVSHHISRRLLERVNMCRIQRADGDCDLAAVMLEYSGTISAHCNLLLPGSNNSPTSASQVAGITAFMSSAEESVLARTTILLSSG